A genomic stretch from Kovacikia minuta CCNUW1 includes:
- a CDS encoding 2OG-Fe dioxygenase family protein, producing MLNLSKPKEFNCLASYVLEMLTTIKVDQLKPFFDRLPADPYLAGNYRFRRLSHFRIADDRLVKLPHRRLFQSKKYNPILGDVIREYEELEDGLIEQDDFQKVIWEFFQFCQLCTNRNEVAVHQIRTTATTDQTGNPAPEGIHRDGVDLVGIFSVYREGIAGGETHLYKDKSSHPAISKILYPGEFLVFRDEQYLHYTSPVSASGSAQGARDVFVFTCPGLFPPEEA from the coding sequence ATGTTAAATCTATCTAAGCCAAAAGAATTCAACTGTTTAGCCAGTTATGTCCTAGAAATGTTGACAACCATTAAAGTTGATCAACTCAAACCATTCTTTGATCGCCTTCCAGCAGATCCTTACCTGGCAGGTAATTACCGTTTCAGGCGGCTCTCCCACTTTCGAATTGCGGACGATCGCCTGGTTAAACTTCCCCATCGGCGCTTGTTCCAATCGAAGAAATATAATCCCATCCTGGGAGATGTGATCAGAGAATATGAGGAGCTGGAGGATGGCTTAATTGAGCAGGACGATTTTCAAAAAGTAATCTGGGAATTCTTCCAATTCTGCCAGTTATGCACCAACCGTAATGAAGTTGCCGTCCATCAGATCAGGACAACTGCCACCACTGACCAGACTGGTAATCCAGCACCGGAAGGGATTCATCGGGACGGAGTAGATTTGGTCGGGATTTTCTCCGTTTACCGGGAAGGAATTGCAGGGGGTGAAACCCATCTTTATAAGGACAAAAGCAGCCATCCCGCCATTAGTAAAATTCTTTATCCCGGTGAATTTTTGGTGTTCAGGGATGAACAGTACCTCCACTACACTTCACCTGTGAGCGCCAGTGGATCTGCACAGGGAGCCAGGGATGTGTTTGTATTCACCTGCCCCGGATTGTTTCCACCAGAAGAAGCATAG